The following are from one region of the Desulfuromonas acetexigens genome:
- a CDS encoding DUF4126 domain-containing protein has translation MEHLDQLIHTIALSMGAAWASGINLYAAILTLGVLGATGNMTLPPGLEVLTDPMVIFAAGAMYFIEFFADKTPGVDTGWDTIHTFIRIPAGAVLAAGAIGEVSPALSIAVGLVGGGLAAGTHLTKSGSRIMINTSPEPFSNWFASLGEDVLVIAGLWTALHSPWIFVGALILFILLMVWLLPKIWRGVKAVLNAVARLFRKQPLQLPPPENGGGDMGG, from the coding sequence ATGGAACATCTCGATCAGTTGATCCATACCATCGCCCTGAGCATGGGGGCCGCCTGGGCCAGCGGTATCAACCTCTATGCTGCTATCCTCACCCTCGGCGTGCTCGGGGCCACCGGCAACATGACCTTGCCGCCGGGGCTTGAAGTTCTGACCGATCCGATGGTGATCTTTGCCGCCGGGGCGATGTACTTTATCGAATTCTTCGCCGATAAGACCCCTGGGGTCGATACCGGCTGGGATACCATTCACACCTTCATCCGTATCCCCGCCGGCGCGGTCCTGGCGGCCGGGGCCATCGGCGAGGTCAGCCCGGCGCTCTCCATCGCCGTCGGCCTGGTCGGGGGCGGGCTGGCCGCCGGAACGCATCTGACCAAGTCCGGTTCGCGGATCATGATCAACACCTCGCCGGAACCGTTCAGCAACTGGTTCGCTTCCCTCGGCGAAGATGTGCTGGTCATCGCCGGGCTGTGGACGGCCCTCCATTCTCCCTGGATCTTCGTCGGGGCGCTGATCCTTTTCATCCTGCTGATGGTCTGGCTGTTGCCGAAAATCTGGCGGGGGGTAAAGGCGGTGCTCAATGCCGTGGCGCGTCTCTTTCGGAAGCAGCCATTGCAATTGCCGCCACCGGAGAACGGCGGCGGAGATATGGGAGGGTGA
- the hypE gene encoding hydrogenase expression/formation protein HypE, with amino-acid sequence MNNDIILLGYGSGGTLSHRLLDELIIPTLSGVAEREQNDSAILAHGGGRLAFTTDGYVVDPIFFSGGNIGDLAINGTVNDLAMVGAKPLAVAVAFILEEGLALAEFRKILEAMRAAADLAGVRIVTGDTKVVPRGKGDKIFITTSGIGVFAHALEISGGGAQVGDKILINGPVGDHGLAVLAGREGLELETDIRSDSAPLNHLVGALLDEFGDAVHVLRDPTRGGVATTLKEIARQSQVGIRLDETALPINPAVAGACALLGLDPLYVANEGKLLALVAPEAADALLEQMRRHPQGQGAALIGEVTAGPPGQVQLHTSIGGRRAIEMLAGEQLPRIC; translated from the coding sequence GAGCGGGAGCAGAACGATTCGGCTATTCTCGCCCATGGCGGCGGACGTCTCGCCTTCACCACCGACGGCTATGTGGTCGATCCGATCTTCTTTTCCGGGGGGAATATCGGCGATCTGGCGATCAACGGCACGGTCAACGATCTGGCCATGGTCGGCGCGAAACCGCTGGCCGTCGCGGTCGCCTTTATCCTCGAAGAGGGGTTGGCCCTGGCGGAGTTCAGGAAGATTCTGGAAGCGATGCGCGCCGCCGCCGATCTTGCCGGGGTGCGCATCGTCACCGGCGACACCAAGGTGGTACCACGCGGCAAGGGGGACAAAATCTTCATCACCACCTCCGGCATCGGCGTCTTTGCACATGCCCTGGAGATCAGCGGAGGAGGCGCCCAGGTCGGCGACAAGATCCTCATCAACGGACCTGTCGGCGATCATGGATTGGCGGTGCTGGCGGGACGGGAGGGGCTGGAATTGGAGACGGATATCCGCAGCGACAGTGCCCCCCTCAACCATCTGGTCGGCGCGCTGCTCGACGAGTTCGGCGATGCCGTGCATGTCCTGCGCGACCCGACCCGAGGGGGCGTCGCCACCACCCTCAAGGAAATCGCCCGCCAATCCCAGGTCGGCATCCGTCTCGATGAAACCGCCCTACCGATCAATCCGGCGGTGGCCGGAGCCTGCGCCCTCCTCGGTCTCGATCCTCTCTATGTCGCCAACGAAGGCAAGCTGCTGGCCCTGGTCGCGCCGGAGGCAGCCGACGCCCTTCTCGAACAAATGCGCCGTCATCCCCAGGGGCAAGGGGCGGCCCTCATCGGCGAAGTGACGGCAGGGCCGCCCGGCCAAGTGCAGCTGCATACCTCTATCGGCGGCCGCCGCGCCATCGAAATGCTCGCCGGCGAACAGCTGCCCCGCATCTGCTGA